The proteins below come from a single Malus domestica chromosome 03, GDT2T_hap1 genomic window:
- the LOC103407527 gene encoding uncharacterized protein, which produces MAESTQLQQAQLATILGPDPAPFQTLISHLMSSANEQRSQAELLFNLCKQTDPDSLCLKLAHLLQFSPAAEARAMSAILLRKQLTRDDSYLWPRLNPTTQSSLKTILLTCIQQADNKSISKKLCDTISELASGILPDNGWPELLPFMFQCVSSDSPKLQESAFLIFAQLSQYIGDTMVPHIKELHAVFLHSLGNSPNPDVKIAALNAVINFIQCLTSSAERDRFQDLLPAMMKTLMESLNNGNEATAQDALELLIELAGTEPRFLRRQIVEVVGAMLQIAEADTLEEATRHLAIEFVITLAEARERAPGMMRKLPQFISRLFAILMRMLLDIEDEPSWHTAESEDEDAGETGNYSVGQECLDRLAISLGGNTIVPVASEQLPAYLAAPEWQKHHAALIALAQIAEGCGKVMTKNLEQVVAMVLNSFQDPHPRVRWAAINAIGQLSTDLGPDLQVQYHQRVLPALAAAMDDYQNPRVQAHAASALLNFSENCTPDILTPYLDGIVSKLLVLLQNGKQMVQEGALTALASVADSSQEHFQKYYDAVIPYLKAILVNATDKSNRMLRAKSMECISLVGMAVGKDKFRDDAKQVMEVLMALQGSGMEADDPTTSYMLQAWARLCKCLGQDFLPYMSVVMPPLLHSAQLKPDVTITSADDNSDIDDSDDESIETITLGDKRIGIKTSVLEEKATACNMLCCYADELKEGFFPWIDQVAPTLVPLLKFYFHDEVRKAAVSAMPELLLSAKLAIEKGQAQGRNETYIKQLSDYIVPALVEALHKEPDTEICANILDALNECLQISGPLLDENQVRSIVEEIKQVITASSSRKRERAERTKAEDFDDEEKELIKEENEQEEEVFDQVGEILGTLIKTFKASFLPFFDELSSYLTPMWAKDKTPEERRIAICIFDDVAEQCREAALKYYDTFLPFLLEACNDDNPDVRQAALYGLGVCSEFGGIVIKPLVGEALSRLNAVIQHPNALQAENVMAYDNAVSALGKICQFHRDSIDAAQVIPAWLNCLPIKGDLIEAKVVHDQLCSMVERSDRELLGLNNQCLPKIVAVFAEVLCAGKDLATEQTVSRMINLLKQLQQTLPPATLASTWSSLQPQQQLALQSILSS; this is translated from the exons ATGGCCGAGTCGACTCAGCTACAGCAAGCTCAACTGGCGACGATTCTCGGTCCCGACCCGGCTCCTTTCCAAACCCTAATCTCCCACCTCATGTCCTCCGCCAATGAGCAGCGCTCCCAGGCCGAGCTCCTCTTCAATCTCTGCAAGCAGACCGATCCTGACTCCCTCTGCCTCAAACTCGCTCACCTCCTCCAGTTCTCTCCCGCCGCCGAGGCCCGAGCAATGTCTGCCATTCTCCTCCGCAAGCAGCTCACTCGCGACGACTCGTACCTCTGGCCCCGATTGAATCCGACGACCCAATCCTCGCTGAAAACGATTCTCCTGACCTGTATTCAGCAGGCGGACAACAAATCTATCTCCAAGAAGCTCTGCGATACAATTTCCGAGCTCGCCTCCGGAATCTTGCCCGATAACGGGTGGCCGGAGCTCTTGCCGTTCATGTTCCAATGCGTCTCGTCCGATTCGCCCAAGCTTCAGGAATCGGCGTTTTTGATATTTGCTCAGTTATCGCAGTACATCGGCGACACCATGGTGCCGCACATAAAGGAGTTGCACGCCGTGTTCTTGCATAGCCTGGGGAACTCGCCGAACCCCGACGTTAAAATCGCAGCTTTGAACGCCGTCATCAATTTCATCCAGTGTTTGACAAGCTCTGCCGAAAGGGATAGGTTTCAGGACCTGTTGCCGGCGATGATGAAGACGTTGATGGAGTCTTTGAACAACGGGAATGAGGCCACAGCACAGGACGCTCTTGAATTGTTGATTGAATTGGCAGGGACCGAGCCCAGGTTCCTCAGGCGGCAGATTGTGGAGGTTGTCGGGGCAATGTTACAGATTGCCGAGGCTGACACCTTGGAAGAAGCTACCCGGCACTTGGCAATTGAGTTCGTAATCACCCTTGCTGAGGCCAGGGAACGTGCTCCAGGGATGATGAGAAAGTTGCCACAGTTTATAAGCCGATTGTTTGCCATTTTGATGAGGATGCTTCTGGATATTGAGGACGAACCCTCATGGCATACAGCCGAGAGTGAAGATGAGGATGCGGGTGAGACTGGTAATTACAGTGTTGGGCAGGAGTGTTTGGATAGGCTTGCCATATCCCTGGGTGGGAATACCATTGTTCCCGTGGCATCCGAGCAGTTGCCTGCTTATTTGGCTGCCCCTGAATGGCAGAAGCACCATGCTGCATTGATTGCTCTCGCTCAAATTGCAGAGGGTTGTGGCAAG GTAATGACAAAAAATTTGGAGCAAGTGGTGGCAATGGTCTTGAACTCATTTCAAGATCCACATCCTCGTGTAAGGTGGGCAGCAATTAATGCAATTGGGCAGCTGTCTACAGATTTGGGTCCAGATCTGCAAGTTCAATATCACCAAAGGGTACTCCCGGCATTGGCTGCAGCTATGGATGATTATCAGAATCCCCGCGTTCAG GCACATGCTGCTTCAGCGTTGCTCAACTTCAGTGAGAATTGTACTCCAGATATTTTGACACCTTATTTGGATGGGATAGTGAGTAAACTGCTTGTACTTTTACAG AATGGGAAACAAATGGTGCAAGAGGGAGCCCTTACTGCTTTGGCATCTGTTGCAGATTCATCTCAG GAGCATTTCCAAAAATACTATGATGCAGTTATACCTTACCTGAAAGCTATCTTGGTGAATGCAACTGATAAGTCTAACCGCATGCTTcgtgccaaatccatggagtGCATTAGCTTGGTTGGAATGGCTGTTGGAAAGGATAAGTTTAGGGATGATGCGAAGCAG GTCATGGAAGTGCTGATGGCTTTACAAGGATCTGGAATGGAGGCAGATGATCCAACGACAAGTTACATGCTACAG GCATGGGCAAGACTCTGCAAGTGCTTAGGACAAGATTTCCTCCCCTACATGAGTGTTGTAATGCCTCCTTTGCTTCACTCTGCTCAACTTAAGCCAGATGTAACCATTACATCTGCAGATGACAATAGTGATATTGATGATTCTGATGATGAAAG TATTGAAACAATTACTCTTGGGGATAAGAGGATTGGAATCAAGACTAGTGTCCTGGAGGAAAAAGCTACTGCTTGCAATATGCTCTGTTGCTATGCTGACGAGTTGAAAGAAGGATTTTTTCCTTGGATTGATCAG GTTGCCCCAACTTTGGTTCCACttcttaaattttattttcacgaTGAAGTTAGGAAGGCAGCTGTTTcag CGATGCCGGAGCTGCTGCTTTCTGCAAAATTAGCCATAGAGAAAGGGCAAGCTCAAGGTCGTAATGAAACCTATATAAAGCAATTGTCTGACTACATTGTTCCAGCTCTGGTGGAAGCATTACACAAG GAACCTGATACAGAAATATGTGCAAATATTTTGGATGCACTAAATGAATGTTTACAG atatcTGGACCGCTTTTAGATGAAAACCAGGTCAGATCCATTGTGGAGGAGATAAAGCAGGTGATCACTGCCAGTTCaagtagaaagagagagagagcagaaaGGACCAAAGCAGAAGACTTTGACGATGAGGAAAAAGAGCTAATTAAAGAGGAAAATGAACAAGAGGAAGAAGTTTTTGATCAA GTGGGGGAAATCTTAGGAACTCTGATTAAAACATTTAAAGCCTCTTTCTTACCTTTCTTTGATGAGCTATCATCGTATCTAACACCAATGTGG GCCAAGGATAAAACACctgaagagagaaggatcgcaATATGCATCTTTGATGATGTTGCGGAGCAGTGCCGTGAAGCAGCTTTAAA ATATTATGAcacatttcttccttttctatTGGAGGCCTGCAATGACGATAACCCTGATGTTCGACAG gCAGCTCTATATGGACTTGGTGTCTGTTCAGAGTTTGGCGGAATAGTAATTAAACCTCTTGTTGGCG AGGCTCTTTCAAGGCTAAATGCTGTGATTCAGCATCCTAATGCCCTGCAAGCTGAAAATGTGATGGCATATGATAATGCTGTTTCTGCTTTAGGAAAAATATGTCAATTTCATCGTGACAGTATTGATGCAGCTCAG GTAATTCCTGCATGGTTGAACTGTTTACCAATTAAAGGTGACTTGATTGAAGCCAAAGTTGTTCATGACCAACTTTGTTCTATGGTGGAAAG GTCTGACAGAGAACTTTTGGGTCTCAACAATCAGTGTCTTCCTAAAATTGTTGCCGTGTTTGCTGAG GTTCTATGCGCGGGTAAGGATTTAGCAACAGAACAAACTGTAAGCAGAATGATTAATCTATTAAAGCAGCTTCAGCAGACTTTGCCGCCAGCTACATTGGCCTCAACGTGGTCCTCCTTGCAACCTCAGCAACAGCTTGCACTGCAATCTATCCTCTCCTCATAA
- the LOC103414928 gene encoding peptidyl-tRNA hydrolase, mitochondrial isoform X1, which produces MLNWLCRRCFCTAAPRPWLFVGLGNPGDKYKGTRHNTGFEMIDAFANSQGIAMNTVHCKAIFGQGFVGGVPVFLAKPQTYMNLSGESTGPLAAYYKLPLNRVLVFHDDMTLPCGVLRLHPNGGHLCHNGLKSVIYHFRGNREFPRLRIGIGRPPGQMDPKAFLLQKFNATAQGRIDAALQEGVNILKVVLSKGFAESARRFNSEQKYKHLRVETLPT; this is translated from the exons ATGCTTAATTGGTTATGTAGGCGTTGCTTTTGCACGGCTGCTCCACGGCCATGGCTATTTGTAGGTTTGGGCAATCCCGGCGATAAGTACAAAGGAACTAGACACAAT ACGGGGTTTGAGATGATTGATGCTTTCGCTAATTCACAAGGCATTGCAATGAACACGGTCCATTGCAAAGCTATCTTTGGGCAAG GTTTCGTGGGTGGAGTTCCGGTTTTTCTTGCAAAGCCTCAAACTTATATGAATTTGAGTGGTGAATCT ACGGGGCCTCTTGCTGCTTATTATAAGCTACCTCTCAATCGTGTGCTAGTG TTTCATGACGACATGACCTTACCATGCGGGGTACTTCGTCTTCACCCAAATGGAGGTCACTTATGCCACAATGG GCTGAAGAGTGTGATCTATCACTTTCGAGGGAACAGAGAATTTCCTCGACTAAGAATCG GTATCGGAAGGCCTCCTGGTCAAATGGATCCGAAAGCATTCTTGCTGCAAAAATTTAATGCCACAGCTCAAGGACGA ATTGATGCTGCTTTGCAAGAGGGAGTTAATATATTGAAGGTCGTGCTTTCTAAAGGCTTTGCAGAAAGTGCAAGACGCTTCAACTCAGAGCAGAAATACAAGCATCTAAGAGTAGAAACCTTGCCAACATGA
- the LOC103414928 gene encoding peptidyl-tRNA hydrolase, mitochondrial isoform X2, with amino-acid sequence MLNWLCRRCFCTAAPRPWLFVGLGNPGDKYKGTRHNTGFEMIDAFANSQGIAMNTVHCKAIFGQGFVGGVPVFLAKPQTYMNLSGESTGPLAAYYKLPLNRVLVFHDDMTLPCGVLRLHPNGGHLCHNGLKSVIYHFRGNREFPRLRIGLLVKWIRKHSCCKNLMPQLKDELMLLCKRELIY; translated from the exons ATGCTTAATTGGTTATGTAGGCGTTGCTTTTGCACGGCTGCTCCACGGCCATGGCTATTTGTAGGTTTGGGCAATCCCGGCGATAAGTACAAAGGAACTAGACACAAT ACGGGGTTTGAGATGATTGATGCTTTCGCTAATTCACAAGGCATTGCAATGAACACGGTCCATTGCAAAGCTATCTTTGGGCAAG GTTTCGTGGGTGGAGTTCCGGTTTTTCTTGCAAAGCCTCAAACTTATATGAATTTGAGTGGTGAATCT ACGGGGCCTCTTGCTGCTTATTATAAGCTACCTCTCAATCGTGTGCTAGTG TTTCATGACGACATGACCTTACCATGCGGGGTACTTCGTCTTCACCCAAATGGAGGTCACTTATGCCACAATGG GCTGAAGAGTGTGATCTATCACTTTCGAGGGAACAGAGAATTTCCTCGACTAAGAATCG GCCTCCTGGTCAAATGGATCCGAAAGCATTCTTGCTGCAAAAATTTAATGCCACAGCTCAAGGACGA ATTGATGCTGCTTTGCAAGAGGGAGTTAATATATTGA
- the LOC103414944 gene encoding transcription repressor MYB5, which produces MTTASPSSSKAGIAGGSKTPCCVKVGLKRGPWTPEEDELLANYIKKEGEGRWRTLPKQAGLLRCGKSCRLRWMNYLRPSVKRGQIAPDEEDLILRLHRLLGNRWSLIAGRIPGRTDNEIKNYWNTHLSKKLISQGIDPRTHKPLNPDHHSAAADADVGNTNKSAAAAASSKANNRFSNPNPSPPPSDRLVHQGADPSINGNDGNIAIDDHDLGTIVHSCANMTTSINNPDASSSAAAMGTLSLRTNNNSHAGVLLGGGGNEEDEDINCCADDVFSSFLNSLINEDPFSVQHQLQQQVLHNGNVSTHAAGAGSDHVPLISMTSASTMAPSTFGWDSAVLMSSAFNQNDHQRVTDQTEQ; this is translated from the exons ATGACAACAGCATCGCCGTCGTCGAGCAAGGCGGGGATTGCCGGAGGGAGTAAGACGCCGTGTTGCGTAAAGGTGGGTTTGAAGAGGGGGCCGTGGACTCCCGAAGAGGACGAGCTGCTAGCCAATTACATCAAGAAAGAAGGTGAAGGACGGTGGCGGACCCTCCCCAAGCAGGCTGGGTTGCTCCGCTGCGGAAAAAGCTGTCGCCTCCGCTGGATGAACTACCTCCGCCCTTCCGTTAAGCGCGGCCAGATCGCCCCCGATGAAGAAGATCTCATTCTCCGCCTCCATCGCCTCCTCGGCAATCG GTGGTCTTTGATAGCTGGGAGGATTCCAGGTCGTACGGACAATGAGATAAAGAACTACTGGAACACACACCTGAGCAAGAAGCTGATAAGCCAAGGCATAGATCCCAGAACCCACAAGCCTCTCAATCCAGATCATCACTCTGCTGCTGCCGATGCTGATGTGGGCAACACAAATAAatcagctgctgctgctgcttcttccAAAGCCAATAACCGATTCTCAAACCCTAATCCTAGTCCTCCTCCTTCTGATCGTCTTGTCCATCAAGGAGCGGATCCCAGTATCAACGGTAATGATGGAAACATCGCAATTGATGATCATGATCTGGGCACTATAGTCCATAGCTGTGCAAACATGACCACGTCCATTAACAATCCCGATGCTTCTTCTTCGGCCGCAGCAATGGGCACTTTGAGTTTAAGGACCAACAACAATAGCCACGCTGGAGTACTACTTGGGGGAGGAGGAAATGAAGAGGACGAGGACATCAACTGTTGTGCggacgatgtcttctcttcgtTTCTGAATTCGTTGATCAACGAGGATCCATTTTCTGTACAACACCAATTGCAACAACAGGTACTGCACAATGGGAATGTTAGTACACACGCAGCTGGTGCTGGTTCCGACCACGTTCCTTTGATTTCTATGACTAGTGCTAGTACTATGGCGCCGTCAACATTTGGCTGGGACTCTGCTGTGCTCATGTCTTCTGCTTTCAACCAAAATGATCACCAGAGGGTTACTGATCAAACGGAGCAGTAG